In Thiothrix unzii, the sequence CGTCCACCTGCGGGCAATGCGGAAAGCTTGTATCTGGCACTGAAACAGCGCGGTGTGTTGGTGCGTTACTTCAATAAGCCGCGCATTAACGAATATTTGCGGATTACCATCGGTACGGATGAGGAAATGGCAGCCTTCCTGAGCGTATTGGCAGAGCTATGAATCTCTATGCACTCGAAACCCACATTAATACCTTGCTGAATGTCGGCAAGTTCCGCGATTACGCGCCGAATGGTTTGCAAGTTGAGGGCAGGGCGGGAGTTAAGCGCATTGTTACGGGTGTAACTGCTTCGCAAGCGTTGCTGGATGCGGCAGTAGAATATGGTGCTGACGCGATTTTGGTGCATCACGGTTATTTCTGGAAAGGCGAGTCAGCGGTGATTCGCGGCATGAAAAAACGCCGGATTGCGACTTTGCTTCAGCATGACATCAGTTTGTTGGGTTATCACTTGCCGCTGGATGCGCATCCGACGTTAGGCAATAACGCGCAATTGGCGGCACGGCTGGGTATTCACACCGAAGGCGTGATGGATGAACGTGAACTGCAAGGCGTGGGCAATGTCGGTTCGCTGGCTGAACCCATGAGTTTGGATGCATTCGGGCAACACGTTGCGGCAGTGTTAGGGCGCGAACCCTTGCTGATTACAGGCGGTGAGCATCCCATCCAACGCATTGCTTGGTGTACTGGCGGGGCGCAAGGTTATATCCAGCAAGCTTTTGAGCTGGGGGCAGATGCGTATTTGAGTGGCGAAATTTCCGAACATACGGTGCATTTTGCGCGAGAAAACAGCATTCATTATGTTGCAGCAGGGCATCATGCGACCGAGCGATATGGCATTCAGGCATTGGGCGAGCACTTGGCAGCAACATTGGGCTTAGAACACCGTTTCATTGACATCAATAACCCGGCATAAGTCAGGTTATTTTCTGTATTTTTATGCTACCATTGCCGCGCATTGTGGCCTGTTTGGTGAAATGATCTAAATCAAAGTGCGCCGTTTTTACGGTGGGCGACGCTCATTTTCGCTTGATTTTAGACATGAATTCCGACATTCTACGCTGTCTTTTAGCATATGCTAATATAGCTACGTTTGGGTCAATGACGCAGAAATTTAACATTATTGCAAGTCGGTTTCCTGAATTTGCAGTAGTGGGTCAGGTTAAGTTTTGAACATTTGGGAGAGTGCTAACGATGGCAAATTCTGGAGTAGATAAAGGCCGTCGCCGCATCCTGATTGCCGCCACATCCGTGGTTGGTGCAGCAGGGGTGGCAGCGGTTGCGGCTCCGTTCCTTAATTCATGGAATCCGAGTGCGCGGGCACTTGCCGCAGGTGCACCTGTTGAGGTTTCCTTGAGTAAGGCCGAGCCGGGTCAACAGATTCGGGTAATTTGGCGCGGTAAACCGGTATGGCTGGTCAATCGTACTAAAGAAATGCTGGATACGTTGGCAGGTTTGGATGGGGCGTTGAAAGACCCTAATTCCGATAATGTCAAGCAACAGCCGGAATATGCCAAAAACTTGGCACGTACCCGCGAAGGCAAAGAGCAGTATTTGGTGTTAGTCGGGATTTGTACCCACCTGGGTTGCTCACCGACTTACCGTCCTGAGCTGGCTCCTGCTGATTTAGGGGCTGACTGGAAAGGTGGCTGGTATTGCCCTTGCCACGGTTCACGTTTCGATTTAGCAGGTCGCGTCTACAAGAATGTTCCAGCCGGAGCTAACTTGGAAGTGCCTCCGTACTACTTCAAAGATGACAATACCATTTTGATCGGTGAAGATGGAGGTGCAGCATAATGGCAGAGCGTCCAAAACATAATTACACGGGTTTCTTAGGTTGGGTTGAAGATCGCTTCCCAATGATGGAAACGTGGCAAGCGCATTTGGCTGGTTACTATGCGCCTAAAAACTTTAACTTCTGGT encodes:
- a CDS encoding Nif3-like dinuclear metal center hexameric protein encodes the protein MNLYALETHINTLLNVGKFRDYAPNGLQVEGRAGVKRIVTGVTASQALLDAAVEYGADAILVHHGYFWKGESAVIRGMKKRRIATLLQHDISLLGYHLPLDAHPTLGNNAQLAARLGIHTEGVMDERELQGVGNVGSLAEPMSLDAFGQHVAAVLGREPLLITGGEHPIQRIAWCTGGAQGYIQQAFELGADAYLSGEISEHTVHFARENSIHYVAAGHHATERYGIQALGEHLAATLGLEHRFIDINNPA
- the petA gene encoding ubiquinol-cytochrome c reductase iron-sulfur subunit, which gives rise to MANSGVDKGRRRILIAATSVVGAAGVAAVAAPFLNSWNPSARALAAGAPVEVSLSKAEPGQQIRVIWRGKPVWLVNRTKEMLDTLAGLDGALKDPNSDNVKQQPEYAKNLARTREGKEQYLVLVGICTHLGCSPTYRPELAPADLGADWKGGWYCPCHGSRFDLAGRVYKNVPAGANLEVPPYYFKDDNTILIGEDGGAA